The sequence AGGTCCCGTAAAAACGAGCATCTATATCTACATGATTCCGGTCATTACAGTGGTTACGTCCGTCATCGTATTACAAGAAAAAATTACGTGGCTGGCGGCAATAGGAATAGCTCTGACGTTAGCTGGACTATTTCTTTCAGAGGGCAGAATCTTTTTAAAGAAAAGAACTTCTGAAGCAGAACAGAGGAATCGTTATAAAGTTTCGTAGAATGACAGAGAACTTGTTGAAAGAAGAGAAGAAATAATTTTACAAGATAAAAAGCAGTGAGTATGGATTACGCTCACTGCTTTTACTTTTAGAAATTTAGGGGGCGTCACAGTGCCCTCTTTATTATGATAGTGTAATAACTTCATATTTTGAGGCTAATTCAATAAATTGGTCCATTCCGCTTATTTTCCCGGCTATTAACTTTCCATCTAACTTATAGTAGTCTACACAAGTTTTACATGCAAGAACGTCAACGCCTTTTTCCTCTAGATCATTTAATTGGAGGGATACAAGCGATTCTTCTGTTAATGTAAATACACCTTGATTCATACAAAAAACAGCTACAGGCAGTTCTTCCCTTTGTTTAAGAATGGTAAAGAAGGTTTCTAAAATACCTTCACCTAATTCTTTTTCTCCTTTACCTAACTGATCTGATGCCAGTAAAATTACTTTATTTTTCACTATCTTCACCTCATTCATTATTCTTATCTAGTTGTTAGATTTGAAGTAGATAATAAGATAATAAGAGCTTTAGTAAATGTTATCTATTTCACATACATAATTTAATTTTATCATTAGTCTAGCTCATTCATCTATTTATTTTTTAGATGTAATCTACAGACTCTTATCTACTTTGTAGGGACATGGGTTAACTCTTTGTTTCTTTTCGAAATTGAAGCTTGTAATCTTCCACATATTGTTTAAAACGAATCGGCTTTCGACCTAAGAGCTGTTCTGTATCATCTGTTACAAGTTGGGCAGTTCCTAATTTGGTCATCGTGTATAACATCGTCATTACATTCGCGAATTCTTTTGGTGTACCTCGTTTAATGAGTGTCCTCCTGAATTCAAGTACACCAGGATTACGATAGATGATGGGGCGATTTAACACATAGGACATAATAGAAGCAACTTCATTATATGTAATCGCTTCACGGCCTGTTAATGTATTTTGACTCGTCACAGTGACTTGTCGAATGGAAACTTATTAACATATGAAAAAAAACAGTGAGTGTGGTTTACGCTCACTGTTTTTCATTTAGTTATTATTCAAAAATGTAACTAATGACATCTACTGCTTGATCAACGGTTTCTACTGTTACATTTGCTTTGTTTGAAAGCTCCTTTAATGGGTGAATTAAGGATTCAGGTCTAATGATAATTGTTGGCTTGTTCATTGCAATGGCCATACTAGCGTCCATTGCTGTATTCCATTGTCGATACTTTTCCCAAAATAAAGCAATGACGATATCCGCCTTTTGCATTAAAACTTGTGTTCTGAAATTATTTATATCTGAAGCTGCGTCATCTTTATACAGATTAGAAGGTTGTTTGCCCAGAATCTCCTCACCGATATCGTCTGAACGATCATGGTTTGTTTGCGGGGCTACAAATACGAGAGGAAGATTTCTCTCTTTTGCCTTCTTGGCAACTACCTCTCTCCAATCATCATGAATCTGACCTGCTAAATAAACAGTAAGTTCCATTCCAATTCCTCCAATACAAAATGATCTAACTCTAATAGTATCTAATTTGATGGAGTTTTCAAAGTAATTGAAAATTAAATTTGGGGCGTCACTGTGACGACGAACTGTGACCAAGTACTTTTTTGTTGCTTATTGGAAGGAAAAAGAATATTATTCGTGATTGAGGACGTATTCAGGGAAACGCGGCAGAGTTTTGGAAGGTTGGCTGTTTCTATTAACATATAATTAAGGAGATAAAACGAATGGATAAACAAAGAGATGGATTGAAACCATTTATTAACCTAATTTTATCAACCAATATCCCCAAATTGGCGTTAACCATTGGATTAGTCGGTAGCATAATTACAACAATTGTGGGTCTATCCATTCCGTTATTAACAAGAGAGCTTGTTGATGGTTTTTCAGCGGCATCCATCAATATTAATATCATCCTGATCATTACAGTCGTATTTATTTTACAAGGTGTGATTGATGGGGTATCGACATACATGTTAGCATCTGTCGGACAACGGATTGTGGCAGGTTTGCGTGAGAAAATGTGGGTGAGGCTCATACGGTTGCCTGTAAGTTATTTTGATCAACAACAAAGTGGTGAGTCCGTCAGTCGTGTTGTCAATGACACAGGAATTGTCAAAGACTTAATTTCACAGCATTTCCCTCAATTTATTACCGGGATAATTTCCATTTTTGGAGCCATCATCATCTTACTGATTATGGATTGGAAAATGACCCTTTTAATGCTCATTGCGGTCCCGCTTACAATTGGAATCATGATGCCACTTGGTGGTAAAATGGCCAAAATATCAAGAAGATTACAAGATGCAACAGCTGCATTTTCAGGAAACATTCAACAAACCATCAGTGAAATTCGCTTAATGAAATCTTCTACAGCTGAAAAATTTGAAGAGGAGAAAGGAACTGCAGGAGTGAGAAGTCTTCTCTCCTATGGATTAAAAGAGGCAAGGATCTTTGCATTAATTGGACCTATTATGTACACCATCGTCATGATTGTGATTGTGGTGATCATTGGTTATGGTGGAATACGAGTGGCCAATGGATCCATGACTACCGGTTCTCTCGTGGCTTTTCTGCTCTACCTATTTCAAATTATCTATCCTATCACATCATTTGCGATGTTTTTTACACAGCTTCAAAAAGCTAAAGGGGCTACAGAGCGAATTATTGATATCATGGAGCTGCCTTTAGAAGAAGGTCTAGAAGGGCTTGAACTTGATCTTTCTAATGAAACCATTCATGTTCAGCAAGTGTCTTTCGCATACAGTGAAGAGGAACCTGTTATTGAAGATGTCTCGTTCGAGGCAAACCCAGGTCAAATGATTGCATTTGCTGGACCTAGTGGTGGAGGAAAGACGACGCTATTCGGTTTGCTTGAACGGTACTATGAGCCGACCTCAGGGGAAATTCGAATTGGAGAAACACGAATCAGTGAATTATCCTTAGATTCATGGCGTGGCCAAATTGGCTATGTCTCCCAGGAAAGTGCCATGATGGCTGGAACCATTCGTGAAAATCTATGCTATGGACTAAAAAGTATGGAGAGTATATCAGATGAACGGTTATGGGAAGTGGCAAAAATGGCCTATGCGGACGAATTTATCAAATCGTTCCCAGAAGGATTAAATACTGAAGTGGGGGAGCGGGGAGTCAAATTATCGGGCGGTCAAAGACAACGAATTGCGATTGCTCGGGCTTTTTTGCGAAATCCTAAGATTCTCATGATGGACGAAGCCACAGCAAGCTTGGATAGTCATTCGGAAAGCATTGTTCAAGAAGCACTCTCTCGTTTGATGGAAGGACGAACGACATTTGTTATCGCACACAGATTATCCACAATCGTAGACGCAGATCAAATTATTTTTATTGAAAATGGTCGGATAACAGGAAGAGGAACTCATTCTGAACTAATAGAGTCCCATGATTTATATCGAGCTTTTGCCGAACAGCAATTAACGTAATTACGATAGGGTTCATCCTCTCTCTCCTAAAAAAATCTAATAAAAGGCCCTGTGAAAACTCATAGGGCCTTTTCGGGCGTCACTGTTACTAAGAACAAGTCTTCCTATTCATGATTTTCTCTCATTAGGAAATACTGAAATTACAGTATGCATAATGGAGGATAGGGATGATGCCTGAATTACCAGAAATGGAAACGTATCGAACATTATTGGGTACTTTAATTGGCGGCCAAAAGATTACAGATGTTGTGATACAACGGGAAAAGTCTATTAATGTACCGGTAGATCAATTTACTAAGCAAATTTCTAACCAGACGATTAAAACGATTTCTAGGCGGGCTAAGTATTTGATTTTTCAGTTGGGGGATGGTTCTTACTTACTGTTGCACTTGATGCTCGGCGGATGGATGTTTTTTGGCAAAGAGGAAGATAAACCAGATCGGACTATTCAAGTACGATTATCGTTTGGAGACCAACATTTATTTTTTATTGGGTTGCGTTTAGGCTACTTGCATCTTTTATCATCTGACATGGTCAACAAAGAGTTAGAGGATATGGGACCTGAACCGCTTGATCCTCAATTTTCAATAGATGCCTTTCAACAGTTGATGGAAAAAAGAAAAGGAACACTTAAAACTACATTAATTAATCAAGATGCGCTCGCTGGCATAGGGGGTGGATATTCCGATGAAATCCTTTGGCATGCCGAGCTTCGGCCGGATAAAAAGGTTAACGACCTTGATGGTCAGCAATTAACCCGCCTCTATCATTCGATTCAGTTTATCCTTCAAAGAGGAATCAAGCAGGGCGGTTACATGGAAAATCCGCTATATAAAGGGGACGGCAAAACAGGAGGCTATCAATTTTATGTTCATGCCAGAGAAGGGGATGAGTGTTCGCGCTGTCATGCTCGTATTGTCATGGAGAAAATTTCTTCACGTAAGGCTTATTTTTGTCCAAACTGCCAGCACTAAAAAACATTAGCCACGGTTTAGGTCAATCTTATTTAACTATTTCATTTATTTATAAGGAGGTGTTCTTATGAGGTTTGGCTGCCATCTTTCCATTAAAAATGGATATTTAGCTGCAGCGAAAAAGGCATACGGAATGAAGGCTGCCGCATTTCAATATTTTCCCAAAAACCCACGAAGCCTATCAATTAAGGAATTTGATAAAGAAGAAGCAGCAAATTGTAAGGCTTTTTGTGAGGAAAAAGGAATCCTATCTGTTAGTCATACTCCGTATCCCACGAGTCTCACTCCTCATAATGCTGAGATACGCAGTCAAATTGTTCGGTCTCTACTGAATGACTTGGAGATTGCAGAAGCTTGCGGATCGATTGGAGTGGTCGTTCACTTTGGTAAACACCTCCCAAAAATCTCTTTGCTGGAGAGCTACCAACTAATGATTGAAATGCTAAACGAGGTGCTGGGCCAGTGGGAAGGTCACGTTAAACTTTTACTGGAAAATAGTGCCGGATCACCTGGGGGGATTGGGACGACATTAGAGGAACTTGTCCAAATTCGAAAGCTTTGCCATGAGCCAGAAAAAATAGGCTTTTGCTTTGATACTTGTCATGCGTTTTCCTGCGGATTATGGGATGGAGATAATTGGCTGGAAGTCACAGAAAAAGCTGCAGAACTAGGTTATTTTAAAGAACTTAAAGTTGTGCATTTAAATAATTCTAAATATCCATCGGGAGAAGGAAAGGATCGACACGCTCCCATTTATGGACCGGGCTACATCAAAGAGACCCAATTTGATGAGTTGCTGAAAACTCCAGCACTAAAACAAATCCCCTTTATTCTTGAAACCCCTAAAGAAGAAATCACGCATGAAAAGGAGTTATCCTTGTTAATGGAAAGATGGGCATAGTGAATTGCAAATTAATCAATTAATTAAAGGATGCCAATAGGAGACTTTTGATGAAAGAATTTAAGTGTGTGGATCAAGCAAGATGCTCCTTTTTTATTTAAAACACAATAATTTTATAAAAGGTTCCTACACATTTAAAAGTGAGGAACTTTATTACGTTATCCCCATCCGATTAAAACTATTTTCCTCTTCTTAGCCGTTTTTTGCTGTTATCGTGGTCTTGATAACATCAATTTTCCTATTCCTAGTTGTTATTTGCTGTTATCGCCATCTTGATAACGGCAACCTTCCAATTCCTGGCTGTTATTTGCTGCTATCGCGGTCCTGATAGAGGTAACTTTCCCAATTCCGGCAGCTTTTTGCTGTTATCGCCATCTCGATAACGGCAACCTTCCAATTCCTGGCTGTTATTTGCTGCTATCGTGGTCCTGATAGAGTCAACTTTCCCAATTCCGACAGCTTTTTGCTGTTATCGCCACCCGATCCTTGTTTTTAGTTAAATGGATTAGGTAAAAGGTACAGATATAGGTGTGTTTCAATAAAATAATAACCTAATTCAATATTTTTTTATTGAAAAACGATAAATAATGTATTAGAATCAAATATGAAATAATGAAATGAGGTGTATTTATGAAAAATGGTTCAACACTCTTTTTAAAATTAGCGTTATTTGTAATAGGTATTCCCGTTTTGGTCCTATGCATCTTTTTATTGCCACAGCTAGCGAACACGGCATTTAGAGAAGCTGCAAACGGAGCCTCATTAGGTTATATGGTCCTTGGTATATTAGTGATTATGTATGTTTCCGCGATACCGTTTTACATTGCATTGTATCAAGCGTTTAAGCTTTTAAGTTATATTGACAAGAATGAAGCTTTCTCGCAAGTGTCTGTAACAGCGCTAAAGAAAATCAAAAACTGTGCCATCTCCATCAGTAGCTTGTATTTGGTCATTATCCCGTTTGTTTTTATCATAGCGCAGTGGGATGACGCGCCTGGTCTTGTATTAATCGGCTTGGTTGTTATTGGTGCTTCCCTCGTGATCGCAGTCTTTGCAGCTGTTCTCCAAAGGCTATTACAACAAGCAATTGATATTAAAAATGAAAATGATTTAACGGTCTGAGGTGAGAGAATGGCAATTATCGTGAATCTTGATGTGATGTTAGCTAAAAGAAAAATGAGTGTAACAGAGCTTTCGGAGAGGGTTGGTGTAACGATGGCTAATATTTCCATATTGAAAAATGGAAAGGCTAAGGCCATTCGCTTCTCTACGTTAGAGGCAATTTGTAAGGCATTAGATTGCCAGCCAGGAGATATATTAGAATACAAAAATGATGAGGAAGCGTAAGGTTAATTTCATAGAAGCAGATATGTTTTTAAAATAGGTTCCTTTTGTTATTAAAGTTATAAAAGGGGAGTTCTATATGAATATTACGATTCAAAAGGAATCTCAAAAAAGGTCATCAAAGATCCAAATTATAAAATCGTTTAAACAACTTGTTCATTTTGGTTGGGAGCAGGCTCTATCTTGTTTGTTCCCAGTTGTTATTTTTTCCGCCTTAGCCATTACACAAATCGTGCCGCTTCCAATCCTGCCAAGGTATGACTGGCTGCTCATTATCTTCCTTCTCATGCAATGGTGGATGGTGCGTTCTGGGCTTGAGACACGGGATGAGCTAAAGGTTATCACCCTATTTCACCTAATTGGTCTAGCTCTTGAAATCTTCAAAGTACATATGGGCTCTTGGTCATATCCAGAGGAAGGCTATTTTAAAATCTTAGGAGTGCCCTTGTACAGTGGTTTCATGTATGCAAGTGTAGCGAGTTATCTTTGCCAAGCATGGAGAAGGTTAAAGGTTAATCTTGTAAAGTGGCCTCCGTTTATAGTAGTCGTTCCTTTAGCAGGAGCTATTTATTTTAATTTTTTTACCCATCATTTCTGGATTGACGTTCGCTTATGGTTAGCTGGGCTAGTCATGATCGTGTTTTGGCAAACATGGGTCACATTTGTGGTAAATGGAACGCGTTATCGGATGCCGCTCGCACTATCCTTTGTTTTGATCGGATTTTTTATTTGGATTGCAGAGAATATTGCCACCTTCTTTGGAGCTTGGGAATATCCAAATCAAACAGATGCATGGAGTCTCGTTCACTTAGGAAAGGTGAGTTCATGGATATTATTGGTGATTGTCAGCTTTTTGATTGTAGCAACGTTAAAGCAGGTTAAGGGAAGGAAAAATGAATAAGTTTTACAGGGGGGGATAGAAAATGGCAATGAAAATTCCTTTATTCAATCAAAGTCAACCGAGAGAATCCAAACTGAATCAGGAGAGTCATATTCCAGAACATATAGCCATTATTATGGACGGAAATGGCCGCTGGGCTGGAAAACGTGGGATGCCTCGATTTGCGGGCCATAAAGAAGGGGTATCAACCATTGTAAAAATTGTTAAGGCAGCCATCAAATATAAGGTTAAGGTATTGACGCTTTATGCGTTTTCAACAGAAAACTGGAAACGTCCAAAGCCTGAAATAGATTTTATATTGCGGCTTCCTAAGGAGTTTCTCGATATTTATTTGCCAGAACTTATATCCAACAATGTACGTATTAACGTAATTGGTGATATGGAAAAGCTCCCATCCTATTCAAGAGAAGCTGTACAGTATGCGGTTGATCGTACAAGGGATAATGGCGGCCTTCAGCTGAATTTTGCGCTTAACTATGGAAGCAGGCATGAGCTTTTGAACGCCATGAAAAAAATACTCACAGATATAAATGATGATAAATTAACTTGGGATGAACTAGACGAACAGCAGGTTTCAAGATACCTATATACAGCAGGACTTCCAGAGCCTGATTTGCTTATTAGAACAGGCGGGGAAAAACGGCTCAGCAATTTTCTCCTTTGGCAGCTAGCCTATACGGAATTCTGGTTTACGGATGTGCTGTGGCCTGATTTCTCCGAGACGGAATTCCTGGATGCATTGGAAGAATACCGGCAACGCAAAAGGAGATTTGGTGGCATTTAAACGAGTAAAAAATAGAATGTTGGAGATGGGAACTAGTTCAGATTCCTTGCAGGTCATTTATTTATATTTAATAAAAATTATTATCTAGATCTATCAATTTTGATAAAAAGGGGCCTTTACCACAGATATAAGGTGGTATAGGCCCCTTTTTTTATCATGCTACACAACGTATCATGTATGTAAACCTAGGTTTCTAGGAAAATATGAATCAAAATGGTATAACTTTCATCATAAGAGCATAAGGAGGAATGGATTTTGACACTAGGTGAAAAAATAAAAGAGTTTAGAAAGAAAACAGGTTTATCACAGGAACAGTTGGCGGATAAATTGAGTGTGTCAAGGCAGGCAATTACCAAATGGGAAAATGACAGGGGCATTCCTGATATTACTAATTTGCAATGTCTTGCTAACTTATTTGATGTGAGTATTGATTCATTAATTAATAACTCTAAAAATATTACAACTATCGTAAATAAAGAAGATATTGAAATAGATACATATAAGATTACCGGAAAATGCCGTTCCAAGTACGATGCAGTGGTAAAAGATAAATATCAAGCTGCTGAAACCATATATCCCCTAATACGAAGGAAAAAATTAAATTTGGCACAAGAAATTGTTGATTTTATTGTCCAGCCTGGTGTTCTGCATGTTGCGGATGCACTTAACGATATGTCTGCGTACTATTTGGTTGAAACCCATAACAAGCAGCTGCTAGTGCAGGTGACGAAAACATATATCAAGGGAAAAGAATTAAACATTAAATTTCATTCAAAAAAATGCATAATTGACGGCCATGTTTTTAAAAAGGCTACATACACACTCTAATACCCCGTGTTTTATTAATCCATAAAATTATTGGTATTGAAAAGGGAATACAGTGAAATATAAACATGTAAAAAAATTTCAATTCAATTGGGGGATTAGGAAATGGAAAAGGAAAATAATGATCTAAACGAACTGATAAAAAATAGGGAAAACAGTGAAACTCTTGAAATTAGTTCAACAGGGTATGGATTAGAATCGGTTACACACGAAGCAAAGGAAAATAAACAGATCGATCGTAACCCGTCAGATTGTGGAGGTTTGTAAGGTAACAGAAGGAAGATGCCGGCCGTTCAAAAAAATTTAGGAATCGCTCTTGCGCCAGATAGGGTCAGTACCTCAACATTCGAGGGACTGATCCTTTTTATTACTTCAAATGTTTCGAGACTTTGTAATATTTCTGAGAAAAAAAGAGGAGTATAGGGGATCGTGTCGAATTATATTTTGTTAAAGATTCAGTTTATTGATATTTTTATGAGCAAAGAGGAATCTTAAAAATATAGAATGATGGGGGATTCATGTGAGAAAATTAACAGGTTTTATTATGGCTCTAATCACAATCGGTCTAATATTAACTGGTTGTGGAAATGCAGAGCAAGAACAGTCTAACAAGGACGATCAGAGCACTGAGAAAGACTCCGTTAATATCGGAATGTTGAAATTAACTAGTTCGGCGCCACTTTTCATAGCTTTAGAAAAAGGCCTTTTTGAAGAAGAAAACATTAAGGCTGAGGCAACTTGGTTTGAAGCAGCACAACCGATTGCCGTAGCGACAGCAGGAGGCAGCGTGGATGTAGGTGCGACTGGAATTACAGCTAGCATTTACAATATGGTTGCAGGAGGACAGCAGCTTTGGATTGTAGCTGATAAAGGACGTGAGGAAGAAGGGTATTCATCAACGGCCTTAATGGTAGCGAACGATTCGGATATTACGAAAGTAGAAGAACTGAAAGGGAAAAGAGTTGGAATTACACAAACAGGTTCAACGTTCCATTATATGGCAGGCAGGGTTCTGGAAAACCATGGATTAACATTAGATGATATTGAACTAGTTCCGTTAAATAGCATTCCAGGACTGATGGATTCCTTGAAAGGAAAACAAGTAGATGCTGTTCTATTGAATG is a genomic window of Niallia sp. XMNu-256 containing:
- a CDS encoding DsrE family protein is translated as MKNKVILLASDQLGKGEKELGEGILETFFTILKQREELPVAVFCMNQGVFTLTEESLVSLQLNDLEEKGVDVLACKTCVDYYKLDGKLIAGKISGMDQFIELASKYEVITLS
- a CDS encoding YtoQ family protein; this translates as MELTVYLAGQIHDDWREVVAKKAKERNLPLVFVAPQTNHDRSDDIGEEILGKQPSNLYKDDAASDINNFRTQVLMQKADIVIALFWEKYRQWNTAMDASMAIAMNKPTIIIRPESLIHPLKELSNKANVTVETVDQAVDVISYIFE
- a CDS encoding ABC transporter ATP-binding protein is translated as MDKQRDGLKPFINLILSTNIPKLALTIGLVGSIITTIVGLSIPLLTRELVDGFSAASININIILIITVVFILQGVIDGVSTYMLASVGQRIVAGLREKMWVRLIRLPVSYFDQQQSGESVSRVVNDTGIVKDLISQHFPQFITGIISIFGAIIILLIMDWKMTLLMLIAVPLTIGIMMPLGGKMAKISRRLQDATAAFSGNIQQTISEIRLMKSSTAEKFEEEKGTAGVRSLLSYGLKEARIFALIGPIMYTIVMIVIVVIIGYGGIRVANGSMTTGSLVAFLLYLFQIIYPITSFAMFFTQLQKAKGATERIIDIMELPLEEGLEGLELDLSNETIHVQQVSFAYSEEEPVIEDVSFEANPGQMIAFAGPSGGGKTTLFGLLERYYEPTSGEIRIGETRISELSLDSWRGQIGYVSQESAMMAGTIRENLCYGLKSMESISDERLWEVAKMAYADEFIKSFPEGLNTEVGERGVKLSGGQRQRIAIARAFLRNPKILMMDEATASLDSHSESIVQEALSRLMEGRTTFVIAHRLSTIVDADQIIFIENGRITGRGTHSELIESHDLYRAFAEQQLT
- a CDS encoding DNA-formamidopyrimidine glycosylase family protein, which translates into the protein MPELPEMETYRTLLGTLIGGQKITDVVIQREKSINVPVDQFTKQISNQTIKTISRRAKYLIFQLGDGSYLLLHLMLGGWMFFGKEEDKPDRTIQVRLSFGDQHLFFIGLRLGYLHLLSSDMVNKELEDMGPEPLDPQFSIDAFQQLMEKRKGTLKTTLINQDALAGIGGGYSDEILWHAELRPDKKVNDLDGQQLTRLYHSIQFILQRGIKQGGYMENPLYKGDGKTGGYQFYVHAREGDECSRCHARIVMEKISSRKAYFCPNCQH
- a CDS encoding deoxyribonuclease IV; the encoded protein is MRFGCHLSIKNGYLAAAKKAYGMKAAAFQYFPKNPRSLSIKEFDKEEAANCKAFCEEKGILSVSHTPYPTSLTPHNAEIRSQIVRSLLNDLEIAEACGSIGVVVHFGKHLPKISLLESYQLMIEMLNEVLGQWEGHVKLLLENSAGSPGGIGTTLEELVQIRKLCHEPEKIGFCFDTCHAFSCGLWDGDNWLEVTEKAAELGYFKELKVVHLNNSKYPSGEGKDRHAPIYGPGYIKETQFDELLKTPALKQIPFILETPKEEITHEKELSLLMERWA
- a CDS encoding DUF2975 domain-containing protein, giving the protein MKNGSTLFLKLALFVIGIPVLVLCIFLLPQLANTAFREAANGASLGYMVLGILVIMYVSAIPFYIALYQAFKLLSYIDKNEAFSQVSVTALKKIKNCAISISSLYLVIIPFVFIIAQWDDAPGLVLIGLVVIGASLVIAVFAAVLQRLLQQAIDIKNENDLTV
- a CDS encoding helix-turn-helix transcriptional regulator; the protein is MAIIVNLDVMLAKRKMSVTELSERVGVTMANISILKNGKAKAIRFSTLEAICKALDCQPGDILEYKNDEEA
- a CDS encoding DUF817 domain-containing protein produces the protein MKSFKQLVHFGWEQALSCLFPVVIFSALAITQIVPLPILPRYDWLLIIFLLMQWWMVRSGLETRDELKVITLFHLIGLALEIFKVHMGSWSYPEEGYFKILGVPLYSGFMYASVASYLCQAWRRLKVNLVKWPPFIVVVPLAGAIYFNFFTHHFWIDVRLWLAGLVMIVFWQTWVTFVVNGTRYRMPLALSFVLIGFFIWIAENIATFFGAWEYPNQTDAWSLVHLGKVSSWILLVIVSFLIVATLKQVKGRKNE
- a CDS encoding isoprenyl transferase; protein product: MAMKIPLFNQSQPRESKLNQESHIPEHIAIIMDGNGRWAGKRGMPRFAGHKEGVSTIVKIVKAAIKYKVKVLTLYAFSTENWKRPKPEIDFILRLPKEFLDIYLPELISNNVRINVIGDMEKLPSYSREAVQYAVDRTRDNGGLQLNFALNYGSRHELLNAMKKILTDINDDKLTWDELDEQQVSRYLYTAGLPEPDLLIRTGGEKRLSNFLLWQLAYTEFWFTDVLWPDFSETEFLDALEEYRQRKRRFGGI
- a CDS encoding helix-turn-helix transcriptional regulator is translated as MTLGEKIKEFRKKTGLSQEQLADKLSVSRQAITKWENDRGIPDITNLQCLANLFDVSIDSLINNSKNITTIVNKEDIEIDTYKITGKCRSKYDAVVKDKYQAAETIYPLIRRKKLNLAQEIVDFIVQPGVLHVADALNDMSAYYLVETHNKQLLVQVTKTYIKGKELNIKFHSKKCIIDGHVFKKATYTL
- a CDS encoding ABC transporter substrate-binding protein, which translates into the protein MRKLTGFIMALITIGLILTGCGNAEQEQSNKDDQSTEKDSVNIGMLKLTSSAPLFIALEKGLFEEENIKAEATWFEAAQPIAVATAGGSVDVGATGITASIYNMVAGGQQLWIVADKGREEEGYSSTALMVANDSDITKVEELKGKRVGITQTGSTFHYMAGRVLENHGLTLDDIELVPLNSIPGLMDSLKGKQVDAVLLNEPNISIAVEEGYGKVITQVGEEIDYQTSAIFYSPKFAENRDLAVRFMSAYEKAVKYYHDAVLIKENGELVKGENYDEVINIIAKYTDQEPALIEKGLPYIEPKGRLLEEDIQTQIDWYAEKKLIENKIDSSEIVNTEFLEEALKK